A portion of the Candidatus Poribacteria bacterium genome contains these proteins:
- a CDS encoding ABC transporter permease — MTEEIWVKNILNVFVAPISIAEMVLATCLMGVIKAGITGVVLGGLAYVLYSFQLFDVGPALVPFLVSLILFGWAVGMCTMALILRFGQAAEALVWGVPFLIQPFSAVFYPVDVLPGWLQTVAYCLPSTYVFEGMRAALMIGTVELRFIVSALALNVVYLAAGATFFAWMFRQVREKGFLSRLGME, encoded by the coding sequence CTGACCGAAGAGATCTGGGTCAAGAACATCCTGAACGTCTTCGTCGCTCCGATCAGCATCGCGGAGATGGTGCTGGCGACGTGCCTGATGGGCGTCATCAAGGCTGGGATCACCGGAGTGGTGCTCGGCGGTCTCGCCTACGTCCTCTATTCGTTCCAGCTTTTCGACGTGGGGCCCGCGCTCGTGCCCTTCCTCGTCAGCCTGATCCTTTTCGGGTGGGCGGTCGGGATGTGCACGATGGCGTTGATTCTGCGGTTCGGACAGGCTGCCGAGGCGCTCGTGTGGGGCGTCCCGTTCCTGATCCAGCCCTTCTCCGCGGTCTTCTATCCAGTCGATGTTCTTCCGGGGTGGCTGCAGACTGTGGCGTACTGCTTGCCGTCCACGTACGTGTTCGAAGGCATGCGCGCGGCGCTCATGATCGGGACGGTGGAGTTGCGGTTCATCGTGTCTGCCCTCGCCCTCAATGTGGTCTACCTGGCGGCGGGAGCGACCTTCTTCGCATGGATGTTCCGTCAGGTCCGTGAGAAGGGGTTCCTGAGCCGTCTGGGGATGGAATAG